Genomic segment of Streptomyces longhuiensis:
CCGTTGATGTCGTAGAGCAGACCGACGTCGGGGTTGGACCCGGAGGCCCCGAGTGCCGAGAGTCCAGCCAGTCCAGCCATCTCGCCGCGGCCCCTTCGTCTTGCTGCTCAGTGGGCGCACACAGTCGTGCGCCGCTCGTCCACCCCCGTGGTCATAGATCCGCGGTCTTCGTCGATCCGCGATCGGCTCAGGAAAAGGAACGCACGGTCCCCTCTCCTTCGTTCCACAATCCACGGAATGATCACGTAGACGTTATCGAAGAGAGACACGAAGCCGCAGCTCAGGGCAGGGCTCTGACGGAGAGTTCCGGCCACGTCACACTTCGGGGTTTCCGTCCGGCCTCTCGCTCGGCACGGCCTTCGCACCATCTTCGGTCACCCGTGTCGCCCCGAAATAGTCGGGTGTGTCGACCGGGTCGAACCGGATCACGGCACCCGGACGCGGCGCGTCGATCATGTAGCCGCCGCCCACGTAGATCCCGACGTGCCGGATCGCACGGCTGTCGGTGAGATCGTCCGAGAAGAAAACGAGATCCCCCGGCAGCAGCTCGTCCCGCTTGGGATGCGGCCCGGCGTTGTACTGGTCGTTCGCGACCCGCGGCAGCTCGATCCCGACCTCCCGGTACGCGGCGAGCGTCAGCCCCGAGCAGTCGAACCGGCCGCCCTGATCGGCGGTCCCGTTCCCGCCCCACAGGTACTCGGTCCCGAGCTTCTTCTGCGCGTAGTAGATGGCACCCGCAGCCTGCTGCGAGGGCTGCACCCGGCCGACCGGCCGCGCGAAGCTCTTCTCCAGGTTCGTGATCGTCTTCACGTAGTTCTGCGTCTCGCGGTACGGCGGCACGCCCCCGTACTTGATGACGGCGTACGCGCCCGCGTTGTACGCGGCGAGCATGTTCTCGGTCTGATTGCCCGGCGCGTCCTTCACGTACTTGGCGAGCGAGCAGTCGTACGAGGCCGCGGACGGAATGGCGTCCTTCGGATCCCAGATGTCCCGGTCCCCGTCCCCGTCCCCGTCGACCCCGTGCGCGGCCCACGTCCCCGGGATGAACTGCGCTATCCCGAGCGCCTTCGCCGGGCTCTTCGCGTTCGGGTTGAACCCGCTCTCCTGATAGAGCTGCGCGGCGAGCAGCGCCGGATTGATCGCGGGGCAGAGGTTCCCCCACTCCTGCACGATCGACTGGTACGCGCTGGGCACGGCGCCCTTGGCGAGCCCCACGGCCCCCTTGCCGACCCCGCTGGCGAGACTGCCGGCTGCCATGAACGTACCGACGACGAGCAGCGTCACGAACCCGGTCCCCCCGGCGGCGAGCGCACCCCCGACGACCCACGCCTTACGCACCGTCAACCGCCCCTCGAAGCCCGGTAGTACGCCGGGCCTCAGTGTAGGTGGGCAGGGTTCTCACCGGCCCTCATCGCAAGGACGCACCCCCCGGATTGTCCGAATCACGCACACGGGCCCCGACGCCGTCGCCGCTCTCGTCCGGCGGGCGCGGGGGCGGTCGCGCGTCTCGCTCGCGGCCGCGGCCCGTCGGGGGGCCGATGCCCCTTCGCTTGACCGGGATCTGCCACTCGCACCCCTATGGACAGCCCGCCCCAGGACACCTTCCACGAAAGCCCAGCTGGGGCAGTGCCCTCCTGGCAGCGCTCTCATGACCGGCGGCAGAGCTCTCAATGACTGGCAGATTCGGGCCAGTTCCCGTCCACGACGAAGAAATCAGCCCGCCCCGCCCGCATCCAAACCGGCCCGCACCCGGCAGCCCGCCTCCCCCCGTCACCCAATCCGCTTTCATCGGTGACCTCCGGGAAGGACGCCCCATGCCCCACGACGACGCATCCGGTGACCGCCGGTGAGTGGCCAACGAATCGTCACCGTCCAGGTCACGGCGCAGACCTGACGTTCATTGCCCGGAGTGACGCAGCGTGATACACAGAGTGACCGTACGTTCCGTCGTATACGCAACCATGTGAAGACGTTGGAACTCAGCCAAGGAATGGCGCCAAGTCGGCAGGCATCCGCGGCGATCTGGGCAAGAATGGGCCTGACCTCTGCGCTGCGGCGGGGGCGACAGAACTACCCACTTGGGGCGGTGAGTTACACATGCTGCTGGCAGCCGGCAAGGGCAACATCGACACCATCATCGGCGGGATCGCCCCCGACTGGGGCCCATTCCAGAACCTGGGCAAGGAAGCACAGGTGATGGTCGAGGTCGTGATGGCGGTGGCGATCCTGCTGTGCCTGGGCATCGCCATCTGGGGCGCGGCCAAGCAACGGATCGGCGCGACGGCCCTGCGCGACACCTTCAGCGCCGAGCAGGGCAAGGGCCTCATCATCGCGGGGCTGACCGGCGTCTTCATCATCGGCTCGCTCGGCACGCTCTTCACCATCGTGTACGGCATGGCGATCTAGCCCTGTTCCGCCCGCTCCGGTCTCATCTGCACTGAGGTTGCAACTCCCTGATGTCGAGTCACCACACCGCGCCCGCGCGGAAAGCAGCGCGGCTACCGTCGTACGTGGCGGTTCAGCACGAGCCTGAGGGGGCGTACGCGGGATGAGTCCGGGCGACGGCAACGACGACGACCTCTACGGCGGCACAGGTCAGACCCGCACGCGCCTGCCCGACGGGGGTCAGGGCGACATGTACGGGGGCACCGCGCGCAGACCCGCCCGCTCTTCGTCGCGCAGCCTCATCACGGTGGTCGGAGTAGTGGTCCTCCTCGTCGCGGCGATCGCCTTCGCCAACCGCGGAGACGATGCGTCGTCCGACGGCGCGAGCGACAAGAAGCCGGGCACGTCCCCGACGGCCCCCACGGGGACGAAGGCGGTCGCGTCGGGGTTCGCCCATGACGAGCAGGGGGCGCAGAGCGCTGCGGCGAATTATGCGGTGGCTCTCGGCTCCGCCGAGATGTTCGACAAGAGCCGCCGTCACTCGATCGTCGATTCCGTCTACGCCCCTGACGTCGCGGCCGACCGCCAGGCCAGTCTCGACAAGGTCTATGCCCAGGAGGCCTTCCTGTCCAGCATCGGCCTGAACAAAGACGGTTCGGCGCCCGGCGGATCGACGTTCGTCTCGCGGATCATCCCCGTCGGCACGAAGGCCGTGAAGTTCGCCGACGACAGCGCCACCGTGGACATCTGGTACTCCTCCCTCTTCGGCCTGGCCGGCACGGACACCAAGAACCCCGTGTCCGAGAGCTGGTTCACCAACACGTACGAGCTGCGGTGGACCGGCGGCGACTGGAAGGTCACGGACTTTCAGCAGAAGGACGGACCCGTGCCGGTCGGCCGCGACCAAAGGGCCTCCACCGCGGACGACATGGCGAAGGCTGTAGAGCAGTACGGAGGGTTCACGTATGCCCGGTAGCCGACGCCGCACCCTCACTCTCGCCGCAGCTGTGACCACGGTGCAGACCGCGGCCGTGCTTCTGGCGACGCGTGCCTTCGCGGCTCCCGACCCCAAGTCGTCGAGCGACCCCTGCGACCTCATCCGCGGCCCCGCCAAGGCCTACTGCGAGCGCGGCAACGGAAAGTCCAGTGGTGGGAGTCCCGCCACACCCCCCGGCACCACCAACCCCCTGGACCCCCTCTCCTCCCTCGCCAAGGGCTGTGCCGACGCCGCGTCCTGGACCGTGGACATGCTCAGCAAGTCCATCAAGCAGAACGCCAACGTCGACTTCACCAACCCGAAGTTCCTTCAGCAGTACGCCATCGTGTTCGCGGCGTCGGCGATTCTCACGTTGCTGCTGTGGCTGCTCGCCGTGGCCAAGAGGGCCGTCCGGGGTGTCCCCCTCGGTACCGCCCTCTCCGAGGCCATCGGGTTCCTCTGGCTCACGGTCATCGCGTCCGCGTTCACGCCGCTGATCCTCTACACCGTCGTGTCCGCGACGGACGGTGTCTCGGACGTGCTGGCGAAGGCGACGGGGGATCAGACGGACGCGTTCTTCGGGACGTTCTCCGGTGCGCTGAAGAAGGGCGACGACATAGGGGGCGGGCCGATCATGCTGATCGTCGTCTCGCTCGTGTCGATCCTCGCCGCGGGTGTGCTGTACCTGGAGCTGTATCTGCGGGCCGTGCTGCTGTACGTGGGCGCGCTGCTCGGGGTCGTGGTCTACGCCGGGCTCGTCGACAAGAACCTGTGGGGGCATGTCCGTCGGTGGGCGGGCGTCATGATCGCGGTGATCCTGGTGAAGCCGGTGATCGTGATCGTGCTGGGGCTCGCGGGTGCGCTGTCGGGGTCCGAAGGGCCCGACTCGCTCGCAGCCGTGGTGTCCGGTCTCGCGATCGTGCTGCTCGCGATCTTCGCCAGCGGCATGATCTACCGCTTCGTACCCGGCTTCGGCGACGAGATCGCCAACGGGCGTAACAACCGCATCATGCGCGGCGCCGAGAGCAAGGCGGCCGCGGTCATCAGTTCACCCGCCGCACTCGTCTCGCAGGGCATCAAGACGCACAGCGCCCGCGCGGACGGTGGCGGCGGCAGCGGTGGCGGCCAGTCCCAGGCGCGCCCCGCGAACCCCGTGTCGGGAGGCGTGGCCGCACACAGCACACGCCCCTCCTCCGGGGGCAGTGGCGGTGGCGGCGGATCTGTCCCCTCCGCCGCACCTCCGCCCCGCACGAGCCCCACGAACACGCCGCACGCGAGCAATACGCGTAGCGGTGGTAACACCGGCAACAGCAATCGGCAAGGAGGTGCAGGGCGTTGACGACCCAGTCCCATGTGTCCCCATCGGTCACGCCCCGCCGTACGTATCTGATCGGCCGTGCCCGGCCGAACGCCATCGTCGGCAAGAACCGCGAGACCGGCGAGATCGCCCTCATCATCGGGGGCGCTTTCCTGGGCATGATGTGCGGGCTTCTCGTCCCCGCCCTGTCCCTGCGCATCGCGCTGCTCCTGGGCTTCCCGCTGATCGCGCTCGCGGCCGTCTACATCCCGTACAAGCACCGCACCTTCTACAAGTGGTTCGAGATCAACCGCAGTTACAAGCGGCAGCTGAAGCGGGGCACGACGTACCGGTCGCGGGCCATGGACGCCGGCGTCCGGCTCGACGGGCGCGAGGTGGAGATCGGGCCGCCGCCCGGCATCGGCCGGCTGACGTGGCTGGCCGCGCCGTTCGGGCCGGACGAGATCGCCGTGCTGCTGCACGCCGACCGGCGGACGGTCACGGCCGCGATCGAGATCGAGGGGCCCGGCGTCGGGCTGCGGGACAGTGAGGACCAGGAAGCGCTGGTCGACCGGTTCGGGACGCTCCTGAAGCACGTC
This window contains:
- a CDS encoding NlpC/P60 family protein, whose protein sequence is MRKAWVVGGALAAGGTGFVTLLVVGTFMAAGSLASGVGKGAVGLAKGAVPSAYQSIVQEWGNLCPAINPALLAAQLYQESGFNPNAKSPAKALGIAQFIPGTWAAHGVDGDGDGDRDIWDPKDAIPSAASYDCSLAKYVKDAPGNQTENMLAAYNAGAYAVIKYGGVPPYRETQNYVKTITNLEKSFARPVGRVQPSQQAAGAIYYAQKKLGTEYLWGGNGTADQGGRFDCSGLTLAAYREVGIELPRVANDQYNAGPHPKRDELLPGDLVFFSDDLTDSRAIRHVGIYVGGGYMIDAPRPGAVIRFDPVDTPDYFGATRVTEDGAKAVPSERPDGNPEV